Genomic segment of Methanolobus mangrovi:
GGACATTGTATATTTTACCCACATGGCTCACCGGGTTCTTTCCTGCCGCCGCTTCACTGCTAACAGGACGATTCAGAGGAATTATACCATTCACACGGTTGCCACGACCAACCTGCCCGCAGTCGGCATCTTCAGCTGATGTACCTGTAACACTTGTATAGATTCCTTGCATTCCACGGCCGGGAATGTCAAGATTGTTGAAAGAAACAGACGCGTTCATCTCCACACCATTTGATTCCATATAATTTGCCAGGAATCCGTTCATTGCTCCAAAAAGGTCACCCTTCATGTTGAAATAATGCTGTTCGGAATCAACAAAAGAATCAATTAGAGGCATAGCAATTGTAAGATCAAGCTTGTTACCCCGCCTTATACCCATGACCTTAACATCTTCACCTGATTCAGGATATTCTTCCTTGAATTCTGCGGAATTAAGATGTTTCTCCATATCCATCACTGCATGTTCTGTAAAGGAGAGAGGAGCATACCCAACTGCTGCAGATGTATCATTGGAACCAAGTATGCCCTTTTGCCTTCTGAAGATATCTGTTAGTTCTGCTGAGCCGGGTTTAAGTTCCACCTGATATTCCACAAAATCCTGTTTCATAAAACGCAGATTCTCATCAAACCAGCTTCTGGCAGTATCCACAGCTATATTGGCAACATCTATCTCTGTATCTTCAGCCTTGAATGTTGCACGGTCACCAATTACAAGAAGCATGGGGTTTACTACAACGCCCCCGCCAAAGATACCTGCAGTCTCACCGGCAACAAGCAGGCATTTATCAATATTATGATGCAAGATCGCATCGAACTTTTCAAGGTATTCAGTACACAAATTGACTGATATCCTGTCCATAATAGCATCACAAATACTGTCCGGGTGACCCAGTCCTTTTCTTTCGACTATCTCCAGGTGTTGTTCCGGAGCACTTGCTGCCCTGAATTTCTCTACAGTTATATTTCTCAGTTTTACCCCTCCCAAGGATCACTGACCGCCATTGGCAGTTACAATATGTAATTTAGATTAAACAGGTATCGGATTAATAATTATTCATTTTCAGAAGGAGACACATCTGATGATTGGGCATGTTTCAGATATTCCTGCAATATCATGGGGAATGTGTTAGCAGGGACAAACCTTACACCAAGTTCCTCAGCCCATTTCTGAATTCCAAAATCGCTGGCCACAACAGCAGCATCAAGCTCCTTTGCAAGTATAAGAACATCTATATCAGGAGCACTGTCAAGAATACCATAACGAAGTGCAGAACGGTATTTGTTCCGGAATTTGCCGATATGCCCTCCGATAACCCTCTTCTCGATATCAAAACCAATATCTTTCTTGGTCTCTGCTTTTGTATCGATGAGCAGGCATTCGGTGGACGCGTCCCAGATGGTTTCCTCGGCAATTACCATTCCCTTGTTGATACGCTCGCGCATATGTGATACATATTCATGGAATACCTTGGATGGAATCTGCACATTATACCTATCAGGAGCCTTTTTCACAAGCCACGTATCTATCTTTGCAATTACATCGACGTCACAATTGTTGTTCTGGGCAAACTCATGCAGCTCTTTATAAACAGATGGAAAAGGCACGTAACAGCTTATGCCAAGGTTTAGCCTGGAACTGGCTATGAGCTCCAATACCTCTTTCATTCCCTCGCATATACCATTCGACCCCATCTTTTCTCTTGTCTGCAAATCGGTCAGTGCAGTGGTATCCAGAACAAAACGTTGCCTTAGCATGTGATTACCTTCGTGTTGAGGCAGGTATTGAACCTGCTCCGTATAATATAGATGGGCGGAGTATAGTTAAAGTATTTTTGGTAGTAATACACTATCAAAATTATCAATTTGGAAAATGTGGACGATTTTATATATTGGTAGATATTATTATTTTACCATTATAATTAAATGGTAATCACTTGCTTTGAATAATAGTTGTACACACGATAATATCCCACCACACACATTGCGAAATTAATAGATCATCTTTTCGCGAAGATAACGTGTAGCTTTTCAATCACATAAGAGGAATCAAATGAAGATCCGCAGCAAAACCCTGGCAATCCTTGGAATCACCTTTTTCTGCATGTTTGCACTTTTAACAATTACTACCGGACAAATAATAGAGAGTGGTTTCAACCATCTGGAAGTGGAAGAGATCACTAGAAATGTTGAAAGGGTGAACGCTACCATTGACTCACGGATCGATCACCTGGTGATACTGGCAAATGACTGGGGACACTGGGATGACTCTTATTATTTTCTGCTTGGGGAAGATGAAGATTATGTGTACAACAATCTCGACATAAACTCCATGACAAACCTGCAGGTAGACATGATGTTATATTATGATGCTACCGGTGAATTGTACTCCGCTGTCGGGACGGATCTTGATGCTCATGAAGAAAAAGAAGTATCGACTTCAGTGCTTGACTATCTAGGCTCCAATGAGATATTGTTCTCCGGACCTTCTGAACCCGTATATGTAAAAGGTATCATCAATACTCCCGAGGGTACCTTGCTCATAGCATCTAACCCTATAACACAAAGCATAGACTACGAAACTATAGTCGGCACCCTTGTTGTTGGAAGATATGTGGATGAAGCTTTAATAGCAGAATTACAGGACACAACCAAATTACATATTGTTCTGGAAGAAATTGGACCAGATGAGTTGATCCAAAAGAATGAGATGGCTACGCTTTCGCAGGAAAATAGCATATTAAACATTGAATATGTGAATGATGACGCAGTTATTGGAACCACACTGCTAAACGATATTAACGGAGACAATGCAGTCTCACTGAAAGTTGAAATGACAAGGGAAATATACCAGCAGGGGCAATCTGTGATTGCATACCTTTTCTATGCCATACTCTTCCTTGGAATCGTCTACGGTATTGTCCTGATATTCTCCCTTGAGAATTATGTGTTGTCACGCCTATCTGTCCTCAGCAGGAATCTGACTGCAATCACTAAGGATGGAACATTATCTTCACGTGTTAAGATGGATGGTAATGATGAACTGTACGACCTCTCCGAAAACATCAACTATATGCTGGAGACACTTGAGAATAAGGAGAACAAGATACAACAGGCTGAACAGATAAGCCGGAAGAGGATGGAATCCATTGTTGAGAACATAATCAGTGGTGTTCTTGTCATTGATGAACAGACACACCAGATCACCGATGTAAATCCAGTCGCTGAAGAGATAATTGGCCTGCCCAGAAACAAAATTGTGGGCAATTTGTGCCACGAATTCGTATGTCCTGCAGAAAAAGGAAAGTGCCCCATAAGCGACCTTGGAAAAACAGTGAATCGATCAGAACGCATCCTGATCAATGCAAAGGGAGAGAAGATACCAATCCTTAAATCCGTAGCAACTGTGGCCCTGTCGGACAAAAAGTACCTGATTGAGAGTTTTGTGGACCTGAGTAAGATAAAGGAAGCTGAAAACGAGATAATTCAGGCTAAAATTGTGGCAGAATCTGCAAACCGGGCAAAGAGTGATTTCCTTGCAACCATGAGCCATGAACTTCGCACACCCCTTAATTCTATAATAGGATTCTCAGACCTGATCCTGGAAGGGAATGCAGGGGAATTGACCGATCCACAGAGCAGGTATATTACAAACATATCTACAAGTGGGAAACATTTACTTTCACTAATAAACAATGTGCTTGACCTTTCTAAGATCGAAGCAGGAAAAATGGAGCTGTATTTGGAGGAGTTCCCGGTTGAAGAGACCCTTATTGAAGTAA
This window contains:
- a CDS encoding methionine adenosyltransferase, with the protein product MGGVKLRNITVEKFRAASAPEQHLEIVERKGLGHPDSICDAIMDRISVNLCTEYLEKFDAILHHNIDKCLLVAGETAGIFGGGVVVNPMLLVIGDRATFKAEDTEIDVANIAVDTARSWFDENLRFMKQDFVEYQVELKPGSAELTDIFRRQKGILGSNDTSAAVGYAPLSFTEHAVMDMEKHLNSAEFKEEYPESGEDVKVMGIRRGNKLDLTIAMPLIDSFVDSEQHYFNMKGDLFGAMNGFLANYMESNGVEMNASVSFNNLDIPGRGMQGIYTSVTGTSAEDADCGQVGRGNRVNGIIPLNRPVSSEAAAGKNPVSHVGKIYNVLSHYIAGRIVDKVPDVKEAYVWLLSDIGVAIDKPKVAAAQVIMEKGSVDSVAKEVEDVIDFELEHIQDFCMQLARGMMPVC
- a CDS encoding RNA ligase partner protein; protein product: MLRQRFVLDTTALTDLQTREKMGSNGICEGMKEVLELIASSRLNLGISCYVPFPSVYKELHEFAQNNNCDVDVIAKIDTWLVKKAPDRYNVQIPSKVFHEYVSHMRERINKGMVIAEETIWDASTECLLIDTKAETKKDIGFDIEKRVIGGHIGKFRNKYRSALRYGILDSAPDIDVLILAKELDAAVVASDFGIQKWAEELGVRFVPANTFPMILQEYLKHAQSSDVSPSENE
- a CDS encoding response regulator: MKIRSKTLAILGITFFCMFALLTITTGQIIESGFNHLEVEEITRNVERVNATIDSRIDHLVILANDWGHWDDSYYFLLGEDEDYVYNNLDINSMTNLQVDMMLYYDATGELYSAVGTDLDAHEEKEVSTSVLDYLGSNEILFSGPSEPVYVKGIINTPEGTLLIASNPITQSIDYETIVGTLVVGRYVDEALIAELQDTTKLHIVLEEIGPDELIQKNEMATLSQENSILNIEYVNDDAVIGTTLLNDINGDNAVSLKVEMTREIYQQGQSVIAYLFYAILFLGIVYGIVLIFSLENYVLSRLSVLSRNLTAITKDGTLSSRVKMDGNDELYDLSENINYMLETLENKENKIQQAEQISRKRMESIVENIISGVLVIDEQTHQITDVNPVAEEIIGLPRNKIVGNLCHEFVCPAEKGKCPISDLGKTVNRSERILINAKGEKIPILKSVATVALSDKKYLIESFVDLSKIKEAENEIIQAKIVAESANRAKSDFLATMSHELRTPLNSIIGFSDLILEGNAGELTDPQSRYITNISTSGKHLLSLINNVLDLSKIEAGKMELYLEEFPVEETLIEVKQLMTTLANKKGITVNYNVDQPVTMICADKIKLKQILYNLISNAIKFTPQHGTIDVNVEALENIVRFSVKDNGIGISEEGLARLFQPFTQLDSAANRQYEGSGLGLTLVKRFVELHKGRIWVESEPGKSTTFTFELPLDENIDSPDKRDNAPENVDSIPDSPDDAPAHIIPENSTGDEALILVVEDDETSRELLEETLKYAGYRVISTSKGEEAIKLAENMNPFAITLDVMMPGMDGWDVLKELKRKESTRHIPVVITTMLDDRKIGTELGAEEHFIKPVEKEILIATLEKIRSYNSKSSFRVLVVDDEKIAVEMMEEMLKDTNYDVLTAYGGQEAIVTALNDHPDVIVLDLMMPNVTGYDVIKALKENKGTKDIPIIICTARHLEREDEEALKGQISGFMQKGEFSKEKLISCIRNLHKNGNQNDSDNT